A genomic segment from Syngnathus scovelli strain Florida chromosome 3, RoL_Ssco_1.2, whole genome shotgun sequence encodes:
- the LOC125993838 gene encoding proepiregulin, with product MAKLSALISIFGVVLLWPSVLTKSITSILHTTHADSSMSAGHGEERLHVVKRSTQHCDSSYANYCMNGGQCMLLVDVNEHHCKCHSGFYGPRCSNLELVFKPIGEEQIIFIIFCVTLLTMGLAGAVYCCCKYKKNKCNPQKKRQGYKGVQAM from the exons ATGGCAAAGTTGTCAGCGCTCATCTCAATCTTCG GTGTCGTACTGTTGTGGCCTTCAGTCCTGACAAAAAGCATCACATCTATTCTTCACACCACACACGCTGACTCCTCCATGTCTGCAG GCCATGGTGAAGAGCGCCTCCACGTGGTGAAACGCTCCACCCAGCATTGTGACTCCTCTTATGCCAACTACTGCATGAACGGAGGTCAATGCATGCTGCTGGTGGATGTCAATGAACACCATTGCAA GTGTCACAGCGGTTTCTACGGCCCCCGTTGTAGCAACCTTGAGCTGGTCTTCAAGCCAATAGGAGAGGAGCAGATTATCTTCATCATCTTCTGTGTGACTCTGCTCACCATGGGCCTGGCTGGAGCTGTCTATTGCTGCTGCAA GTATAAGAAGAATAAATGCAATCCGCAAAAGAAGCGGCAAGGCTACAAAGGAGTGCAGGCAATGTAG
- the epgn gene encoding epigen yields MLTQSLKEGVLSALLLLLAVSGQSAQSTRNPTRLQKNSTEDPLLLSPQKPCGSQDQKFCLNGGTCIYPQDTSKPFCICTSGFSGNRCHYDREVDTMFSRCHRAVEHLISLSCGAAIVVFILVFIAYCVIRRRYTKSTKQMESAPCEVTV; encoded by the exons ATGTTAACGCAGAGTCTCAAAGAGG GTGTCCTCTCagcccttcttcttctcctggcAGTGTCGGGGCAGTCAGCACAAAGCACAAGAAATCCCACTCGGCTTCAGAAGA ACAGCACGGAGGATCCTCTACTTTTGAGTCCCCAGAAGCCGTGCGGGAGCCAAGACCAGAAGTTCTGTCTGAACGGCGGCACATGCATCTACCCCCAAGATACCAGCAAGCCCTTTTGCAT ATGCACGTCTGGCTTCAGCGGGAATCGCTGCCACTATGACCGCGAGGTGGACACCATGTTTTCTCGCTGTCACCGAGCTGTGGAGCACCTCATTTCCCTCAGCTGCGGGGCAGCCATCGTCGTCTTCATTCTGGTCTTCATCGCCTACTGCGTCATCCGAAGGAG GTATACAAAATCAACAAAACAAATGGAATCTGCACCATGTGAGGTGACAGTGTGA
- the mthfd2l gene encoding probable bifunctional methylenetetrahydrofolate dehydrogenase/cyclohydrolase 2 isoform X3 produces the protein MAASVSPLRSYWALYSRLADPHRSCRAKLRIHRKWESQRRHLHQSTTRHAAVVISGTALARQLHREIQRDVEELVAQGNMRPHLGVVFVGDDPASRTYVRNKTRAASTLGISSDTVLRPSSVSQEELLDLIDKMNRDWRVSGVLVQLPLPEHINERAVCNAIAPEKDVDGFHIVNIGKLCLDQRSMVPATPAAVWEIIKRAGIETVGKNVLVAGRSKNVGMPIAMLLHTDRNHERPGGDATVTIAHRCTPKERLKELSSLADIIVTAAGVPGLITADMVKESAAVIDVGINRSVDPKTGKLRLIGDVDFEGVKEKASYITPVPGGVGPMTVAMLMKNTVTAARNALMH, from the exons ATGGCTGCCTCCGTATCCCCGCTCCGCTCCTACTGGGCACTTTATAGCAGGTTGGCAGACCCCCACCGCTCCTGTCGGGCCAAGCTGCGGATCCACAGAAAATGGGAGAGTCAACGGAGGCACCTGCATCAATCGACCACGAG GCATGCCGCTGTGGTGATTTCGGGGACGGCGTTGGCTCGTCAGCTCCACCGAGAGATCCAACGTGACGTGGAAGAGCTCGTTGCTCAGGGTAACATGAGACCTCATCTAGGAGTGGTCTTCGTGGGGGATGACCCGGCCAGCAGGACTTACGTTCGGAACAAAACACGCGCCGCCAGCACTCTGG GTATTTCCAGCGACACGGTGTTGCGACCGAGCTCCGTCTCTCAGGAGGAGCTGCTGGATCTAATAGACAAGATGAACCGAGACTGGCGGGTCAGCGGCGTGTTGGTGCAGCTGCCGCTTCCCG AGCACATCAATGAAAGAGCAGTGTGTAATGCCATTGCTCCAGAGAAAGACGTGGACGGCTTCCACATTGTGAATATCGGCAAGCTGTGTCTTGACCAGAGATCCATGGTGCCTGCCACGCCTGCAGCTGTCTGGGAGATCATCAAAAGAGCAG GTATCGAGACGGTGGGGAAGAATGTGCTGGTTGCCGGACGCTCCAAAAATGTGGGGATGCCCATCGCCATGTTGCTGCATACCGATCGGAACCATGAGCGCCCTGGcg GGGACGCCACAGTGACCATCGCTCACAGATGTACGCCCAAAGAGCGGCTCAAGGAGCTAAGCAGCCTGGCAGACATCATCGTCACTGCTGCAG GTGTTCCCGGTCTGATCACGGCAGACATGGTGAAAGAAAGTGCGGCGGTCATTGACGTGGGCATCAACCGCAGCGTGGACCCCAAAACGGGGAAGCTGAGGCTCATCGGTGATGTGGACTTTGagg GTGTAAAAGAGAAGGCCAGCTATATCACTCCTGTTCCTGGAGGCGTGGGTCCTATGACGGTGGCCATGTTGATGAAGAACACTGTGACCGCCGCCAGAAACGCCCTGATGCATTAG
- the mthfd2l gene encoding probable bifunctional methylenetetrahydrofolate dehydrogenase/cyclohydrolase 2 isoform X1, translated as MAASVSPLRSYWALYSRLADPHRSCRAKLRIHRKWESQRRHLHQSTTRHAAVVISGTALARQLHREIQRDVEELVAQGNMRPHLGVVFVGDDPASRTYVRNKTRAASTLGISSDTVLRPSSVSQEELLDLIDKMNRDWRVSGVLVQLPLPEHINERAVCNAIAPEKDVDGFHIVNIGKLCLDQRSMVPATPAAVWEIIKRAGIETVGKNVLVAGRSKNVGMPIAMLLHTDRNHERPGASESSKSPCRILLEEVCRLRLTCVRTRVYDTKVSEVLVERSNVVICDVFDSIAFISGDATVTIAHRCTPKERLKELSSLADIIVTAAGVPGLITADMVKESAAVIDVGINRSVDPKTGKLRLIGDVDFEGVKEKASYITPVPGGVGPMTVAMLMKNTVTAARNALMH; from the exons ATGGCTGCCTCCGTATCCCCGCTCCGCTCCTACTGGGCACTTTATAGCAGGTTGGCAGACCCCCACCGCTCCTGTCGGGCCAAGCTGCGGATCCACAGAAAATGGGAGAGTCAACGGAGGCACCTGCATCAATCGACCACGAG GCATGCCGCTGTGGTGATTTCGGGGACGGCGTTGGCTCGTCAGCTCCACCGAGAGATCCAACGTGACGTGGAAGAGCTCGTTGCTCAGGGTAACATGAGACCTCATCTAGGAGTGGTCTTCGTGGGGGATGACCCGGCCAGCAGGACTTACGTTCGGAACAAAACACGCGCCGCCAGCACTCTGG GTATTTCCAGCGACACGGTGTTGCGACCGAGCTCCGTCTCTCAGGAGGAGCTGCTGGATCTAATAGACAAGATGAACCGAGACTGGCGGGTCAGCGGCGTGTTGGTGCAGCTGCCGCTTCCCG AGCACATCAATGAAAGAGCAGTGTGTAATGCCATTGCTCCAGAGAAAGACGTGGACGGCTTCCACATTGTGAATATCGGCAAGCTGTGTCTTGACCAGAGATCCATGGTGCCTGCCACGCCTGCAGCTGTCTGGGAGATCATCAAAAGAGCAG GTATCGAGACGGTGGGGAAGAATGTGCTGGTTGCCGGACGCTCCAAAAATGTGGGGATGCCCATCGCCATGTTGCTGCATACCGATCGGAACCATGAGCGCCCTGGcg CATCCGAAAGCTCCAAGTCACCGTGTCGAATATTATTGGAGGAAGTGTGCCGTTTGCGCCTAACATGCGTACGTACGCGCGTGTACGACACTAAAGTGAGTGAAGTCCTAGTCGAACGAAGCAACGTTGTGATATGTGACGTCTTTGATTCGATTGCTTTCATTTCAGGGGACGCCACAGTGACCATCGCTCACAGATGTACGCCCAAAGAGCGGCTCAAGGAGCTAAGCAGCCTGGCAGACATCATCGTCACTGCTGCAG GTGTTCCCGGTCTGATCACGGCAGACATGGTGAAAGAAAGTGCGGCGGTCATTGACGTGGGCATCAACCGCAGCGTGGACCCCAAAACGGGGAAGCTGAGGCTCATCGGTGATGTGGACTTTGagg GTGTAAAAGAGAAGGCCAGCTATATCACTCCTGTTCCTGGAGGCGTGGGTCCTATGACGGTGGCCATGTTGATGAAGAACACTGTGACCGCCGCCAGAAACGCCCTGATGCATTAG
- the mthfd2l gene encoding probable bifunctional methylenetetrahydrofolate dehydrogenase/cyclohydrolase 2 isoform X2: MAASVSPLRSYWALYSRLADPHRSCRAKLRIHRKWESQRRHLHQSTTRHAAVVISGTALARQLHREIQRDVEELVAQGNMRPHLGVVFVGDDPASRTYVRNKTRAASTLGISSDTVLRPSSVSQEELLDLIDKMNRDWRVSGVLVQLPLPEHINERAVCNAIAPEKDVDGFHIVNIGKLCLDQRSMVPATPAAVWEIIKRAGIETVGKNVLVAGRSKNVGMPIAMLLHTDRNHERPGASESSKSPCRILLEEVCRLRLTCVRTRVYDTKVSEVLVERSNVVICDVFDSIAFISGDATVTIAHRCTPKERLKELSSLADIIVTAAGVPGLITADMVKESAAVIDVGINRSVDPKTGKLRLIGVKEKASYITPVPGGVGPMTVAMLMKNTVTAARNALMH; the protein is encoded by the exons ATGGCTGCCTCCGTATCCCCGCTCCGCTCCTACTGGGCACTTTATAGCAGGTTGGCAGACCCCCACCGCTCCTGTCGGGCCAAGCTGCGGATCCACAGAAAATGGGAGAGTCAACGGAGGCACCTGCATCAATCGACCACGAG GCATGCCGCTGTGGTGATTTCGGGGACGGCGTTGGCTCGTCAGCTCCACCGAGAGATCCAACGTGACGTGGAAGAGCTCGTTGCTCAGGGTAACATGAGACCTCATCTAGGAGTGGTCTTCGTGGGGGATGACCCGGCCAGCAGGACTTACGTTCGGAACAAAACACGCGCCGCCAGCACTCTGG GTATTTCCAGCGACACGGTGTTGCGACCGAGCTCCGTCTCTCAGGAGGAGCTGCTGGATCTAATAGACAAGATGAACCGAGACTGGCGGGTCAGCGGCGTGTTGGTGCAGCTGCCGCTTCCCG AGCACATCAATGAAAGAGCAGTGTGTAATGCCATTGCTCCAGAGAAAGACGTGGACGGCTTCCACATTGTGAATATCGGCAAGCTGTGTCTTGACCAGAGATCCATGGTGCCTGCCACGCCTGCAGCTGTCTGGGAGATCATCAAAAGAGCAG GTATCGAGACGGTGGGGAAGAATGTGCTGGTTGCCGGACGCTCCAAAAATGTGGGGATGCCCATCGCCATGTTGCTGCATACCGATCGGAACCATGAGCGCCCTGGcg CATCCGAAAGCTCCAAGTCACCGTGTCGAATATTATTGGAGGAAGTGTGCCGTTTGCGCCTAACATGCGTACGTACGCGCGTGTACGACACTAAAGTGAGTGAAGTCCTAGTCGAACGAAGCAACGTTGTGATATGTGACGTCTTTGATTCGATTGCTTTCATTTCAGGGGACGCCACAGTGACCATCGCTCACAGATGTACGCCCAAAGAGCGGCTCAAGGAGCTAAGCAGCCTGGCAGACATCATCGTCACTGCTGCAG GTGTTCCCGGTCTGATCACGGCAGACATGGTGAAAGAAAGTGCGGCGGTCATTGACGTGGGCATCAACCGCAGCGTGGACCCCAAAACGGGGAAGCTGAGGCTCATCG GTGTAAAAGAGAAGGCCAGCTATATCACTCCTGTTCCTGGAGGCGTGGGTCCTATGACGGTGGCCATGTTGATGAAGAACACTGTGACCGCCGCCAGAAACGCCCTGATGCATTAG